A window from Aliamphritea hakodatensis encodes these proteins:
- the gspD gene encoding type II secretion system secretin GspD, which produces MNNLSVRTVMLFASCYFIYACSLTPGGHRQALDNPWYSDNKETQQAPGENTKQRSAIRDSSAIASRFSDQGSLNETAKTPSFEIYEGHGVMVSQTSSESAPAAAEGEITMNFQGAEISEVIKTILGDILQKNYVIDDRVRGSVHMKTSQPLLQEELLPTLEALLAINGAVLRQTRNFYEIVPAESALDSGYSPQTGLKSGRGYQVLIMPLRYIASSEMMKILEPLKPKQGLLEVDSRRNLLIVAGSADELQNIQETVNIFDVDQLKGMSVGLFRLQTVAADVMIEELEAIFGDAAEGPLAGFVQFLPIDRLNALLVITPQKKYLRDVKVWIKRLDRAEDPRGTNMYVYYVQNGKAENLAEMLSELFEGQRRSRQADEGNTSVNRPRPVNEPDTDADTQTAQSTSPVRLSSAQPSDGSSLDVGDVSIIADEENNALLILASALDYEKVQRAIQKLDVLPLQVLVEATIVEVSLEDELRYGLQWFFKSSLDGKSSRGSVGNVPIVTPSNFFATANFEVFDAAGTRLLLNALAEDSKLNVISSPTLMVLDNHTATIRVGDQVPVRTSETTSTASDNLNTTSTIQFRDTGVLLEVTPRVNAGGMVVLDIKQEVNDVDQTTTSGIDSPTIIQRQIETSVAVQSGETLVLGGLIKENRDTGSGGVPGIRHLPVVGWLFGSERKSVSRTELVVMITPTAVTDKEEARDVTREYREKLKGVEFPL; this is translated from the coding sequence ATGAATAATCTCTCAGTAAGAACAGTGATGCTCTTTGCCAGTTGCTATTTTATTTATGCATGCAGTCTGACACCGGGAGGGCATCGTCAGGCGCTCGACAACCCCTGGTATTCTGATAACAAAGAGACGCAGCAGGCACCGGGGGAAAACACAAAACAACGGTCAGCCATCAGAGACAGTTCGGCGATAGCATCCCGTTTTTCGGATCAGGGCAGCCTTAACGAAACAGCCAAAACTCCCAGCTTTGAAATTTATGAAGGTCACGGGGTGATGGTATCTCAAACCTCATCAGAATCAGCGCCAGCCGCCGCGGAAGGCGAGATCACCATGAATTTCCAGGGCGCTGAAATCAGCGAAGTCATCAAAACCATTCTCGGTGATATCCTGCAAAAAAACTATGTCATTGATGACCGGGTCAGAGGCTCGGTGCACATGAAAACCAGCCAGCCACTCCTGCAGGAAGAGCTTCTCCCAACCCTTGAAGCCCTGTTAGCCATCAACGGCGCGGTTTTGCGCCAAACACGCAATTTCTACGAAATCGTCCCCGCCGAATCGGCACTGGATTCAGGCTATTCACCACAAACAGGTTTAAAAAGCGGACGGGGTTATCAGGTACTGATTATGCCCCTGCGGTATATCGCATCTTCGGAAATGATGAAAATACTGGAGCCGCTGAAGCCCAAACAGGGCCTGCTTGAAGTCGACAGCCGCCGTAACCTGCTGATCGTTGCCGGCTCAGCAGATGAACTCCAGAACATCCAGGAAACGGTGAATATTTTCGATGTCGATCAGCTCAAAGGCATGTCAGTCGGGTTATTCCGGCTGCAGACAGTGGCTGCTGATGTAATGATTGAAGAACTGGAAGCCATTTTTGGTGATGCCGCTGAAGGGCCTCTGGCCGGATTTGTTCAGTTTCTGCCAATCGATCGACTCAATGCGCTATTAGTAATTACGCCGCAAAAAAAATACCTGCGTGATGTGAAGGTTTGGATCAAACGGCTGGACCGGGCAGAAGATCCACGCGGCACAAACATGTATGTGTACTACGTGCAGAATGGCAAAGCAGAAAATCTGGCAGAAATGCTGTCAGAGCTGTTTGAAGGCCAGCGCCGCAGCCGTCAGGCCGATGAAGGTAATACATCCGTAAACCGTCCCCGACCGGTGAATGAGCCGGATACAGACGCCGATACACAGACCGCGCAAAGTACAAGCCCGGTACGGTTAAGTTCTGCACAGCCTTCTGACGGGTCCAGCCTCGATGTTGGGGATGTAAGTATTATTGCCGATGAAGAAAACAATGCGTTACTCATTCTGGCGTCAGCCCTTGATTATGAAAAGGTACAGCGAGCCATTCAGAAACTGGATGTACTGCCATTACAGGTGCTGGTTGAAGCTACCATTGTAGAGGTCTCGCTGGAAGATGAGCTGCGCTATGGCCTGCAATGGTTCTTCAAATCCTCCCTGGATGGTAAATCCTCCAGAGGTTCTGTCGGTAACGTGCCGATTGTGACTCCCAGCAACTTTTTCGCCACCGCTAACTTTGAAGTATTCGATGCCGCCGGAACCCGCTTACTGCTGAACGCGCTGGCAGAAGACTCCAAGTTGAATGTTATATCTTCACCCACGCTGATGGTGCTGGATAATCATACCGCAACCATAAGGGTTGGCGATCAGGTACCGGTACGGACATCGGAAACCACATCTACGGCAAGCGACAACCTGAACACCACCAGCACTATTCAGTTCAGGGATACCGGTGTATTGCTGGAAGTTACACCCAGGGTAAATGCCGGGGGTATGGTCGTACTGGATATCAAACAGGAAGTGAACGATGTTGACCAGACAACGACCTCCGGCATTGATTCACCGACCATCATCCAGCGGCAAATTGAAACCAGTGTGGCCGTACAGAGTGGCGAAACCCTCGTGCTTGGTGGTCTTATAAAAGAAAACCGCGATACCGGTAGTGGCGGGGTACCGGGGATACGGCATTTACCGGTTGTCGGCTGGCTATTTGGCAGTGAGCGAAAGAGCGTCAGCCGTACAGAGCTGGTCGTTATGATCACGCCAACGGCGGTCACCGACAAAGAGGAAGCCCGGGATGTCACCCGGGAATACCGCGAGAAACTCAAAGGCGTTGAATTTCCGCTTTAA
- a CDS encoding PilN domain-containing protein has protein sequence MDTPQSSSVIANSVRQILHKLRHFWKWWSTELLELMPYTLRHHLTNRGRFLIAELQQQACSFRFGNRGQLVLLGSLTLDDPSPELSGRYHPYAQQADQIILLLPPEYLLETEIILPRATERNLSDVLRYEIDRYTPYKAEHIYYGYRVIGIADNDDTRIRVALKVVTREILEPVLNKLADWGVAPGVIAPSAEQSNNLYSMNLLPETDTGTSRSGMGIFWRTSLVILLLIALLILPFHFQQQQLTSLRQAVTEPKLAAEEARAVEQEFIILSQSRTFFSEQQQASYSTLDFLKQLTRILPDHTWINQLQINGQDIRLQGESRQASALIGLLDQSQLMTEIAFASPVTLNPRTRKERFVISGRLHGESAQ, from the coding sequence ATGGATACACCACAAAGCAGCTCCGTTATAGCAAACAGTGTCCGTCAAATACTCCACAAACTCCGGCATTTCTGGAAATGGTGGAGCACAGAACTGCTGGAACTGATGCCCTATACACTGAGGCATCACCTGACAAACCGAGGCAGATTTCTGATTGCAGAACTCCAGCAGCAAGCCTGCAGCTTCCGGTTTGGCAACCGTGGCCAGCTTGTACTCCTCGGCAGCCTGACACTGGATGATCCGTCGCCTGAACTGTCAGGCCGTTACCATCCGTATGCGCAGCAGGCCGATCAGATCATTCTCTTACTCCCTCCGGAATATTTACTGGAAACAGAAATCATCCTGCCCCGTGCCACGGAACGTAATCTTTCGGATGTGCTCAGATATGAAATTGACCGCTATACCCCGTACAAAGCAGAGCACATCTATTATGGTTACCGGGTCATCGGCATAGCTGACAACGATGACACCCGGATCCGGGTCGCGCTGAAGGTGGTAACCCGCGAAATACTCGAACCGGTACTGAATAAACTGGCTGACTGGGGCGTTGCCCCCGGTGTGATAGCTCCGTCCGCAGAACAAAGTAACAACCTTTACAGTATGAACCTGCTACCGGAAACAGATACCGGTACATCCCGGTCCGGCATGGGAATTTTCTGGCGAACCAGTCTCGTAATCCTGCTGCTGATCGCCTTGCTGATCCTGCCATTCCATTTTCAGCAACAACAGCTGACATCACTCAGGCAGGCAGTCACGGAACCTAAACTGGCGGCGGAAGAGGCCAGAGCGGTAGAACAGGAATTCATAATACTGAGTCAGAGCCGCACCTTTTTCAGTGAGCAACAGCAGGCATCCTATTCCACACTGGACTTTCTTAAACAACTGACCCGGATATTGCCGGATCACACCTGGATTAACCAGTTACAGATAAACGGTCAGGACATTCGCCTTCAGGGTGAGTCCCGTCAGGCATCGGCACTGATTGGCCTGCTGGATCAGTCACAGCTGATGACGGAGATTGCCTTCGCTTCACCGGTCACACTGAACCCCAGAACCCGGAAGGAACGCTTTGTAATCAGTGGCCGTTTGCATGGGGAGTCAGCACAATGA
- the gspM gene encoding type II secretion system protein GspM, whose amino-acid sequence MSPAQSTFSRSRFLALALLMIFAILIYWLLIAPLLTRYLETRSEIQQLEHQLQVYRRVASELQDNRTKLQELRAAAPVTDIYLRESKPSLAAAQLQQMINSMISRTGGQLVSTGINNLQQNTPLQAVSIKVHLRTEITDLVKVLYAIEHSRPVLFTDDLVIRSTIRTEPNTVVTSRGKAKSRIRARVPTLDVQFNVTAYTLAEGI is encoded by the coding sequence ATGAGTCCCGCACAGTCAACGTTTAGCCGCAGCCGCTTTCTGGCACTGGCATTATTAATGATATTTGCCATCCTGATCTACTGGCTGCTCATCGCACCGCTGTTAACCCGATATCTGGAGACCCGGAGTGAAATTCAGCAGTTAGAACATCAGTTGCAGGTTTACCGCCGGGTAGCTTCAGAATTGCAGGACAACCGTACCAAATTACAGGAGTTACGGGCTGCTGCGCCGGTAACCGATATCTACCTGAGGGAATCAAAACCCAGTCTGGCGGCCGCTCAGTTGCAACAAATGATCAACTCAATGATCAGCCGTACGGGAGGACAGCTGGTGAGCACAGGCATTAACAACCTGCAGCAGAACACCCCCTTACAAGCCGTGAGCATTAAAGTTCATCTGCGAACAGAAATTACCGATCTGGTGAAAGTGCTGTATGCCATCGAACACAGCCGGCCAGTGCTGTTTACCGATGATCTGGTGATCCGTTCGACCATCCGTACTGAGCCGAACACTGTCGTCACCAGCCGGGGTAAAGCAAAAAGCCGCATCAGAGCCCGCGTTCCGACACTTGACGTACAGTTTAATGTCACCGCATACACATTAGCGGAGGGGATATGA